The window GATTATCTGGATGGTTACATGAAGGGCGGCGAAAGGGTTTTGGACAATAAGATCAGAAAAAGCGATCTGGTGCTTTGCCCGGTGGATTGCAACAGTCACAATGCCTGTTTAAGTGTTAAGAAGCTCTGTAAAAAACACGGCAAGCCCTTTAAAATGCTAACCTCCTCCAGCATTTCCGGTATCACTCAGGCCATTCGTTAGTGCCTAGCCAGAAAAAAATACATAAACCCTGCAACCACCTGTTTGGTTGCAGGGTTTTTCCGTGGTACTTATCCTTGAAGGCTCCCTCCCAGCAGGGGAAACTCTCGGAAAGGTAACGTTGCTTATGGTTCCGGGACCTTTTTGCGGCCCAGATAAGCATATCCCGCAACGGCTGTTACCAAGAGCAGAAGACTGACCACCTGGGCCGCCCGCAGGGGACCCAGCATCAGACTGTCTGTGCGTAAGCCCTCAATAAAGAATCTGCCGATGGAATAGAACCCCAGGTAGATCATAAATAGCTGGCCGTCCACCTTCTTTTTGCCCCGGTAAAGCATCAAGATGATAAATACCAGTATATTCCACAGGGATTCATATAGAAAAGTGGGGTGGCGGTAAGCCCCGTCGATATACATGGCCCAGGGGAGGTCTGTAGGGTAACCGTAAGCCTCCTGATTAAAAAAATTGCCCCAACGGCCAATGGCTTGTCCCAAAGGAAAACTGGGAGCCACAATGTCGGCAATTTGCCAAAACCTCAGTTTGCGAATCCGGGTAAAAATATATCCAGTTAGTACCGCCGTAAGAAGCCCGCCGTGGATAGCCAGTCCTCCGTGCCAGATCATGGGTATTTCAATGAGATTTTGACTGTAATAATCCCAGCGCAGGACTACATAGTATAACCGCGCGCCAATCCAGGAAAGAGGAGCGCAGATGAGCACCAGATCAATGATGTCATCCCCCTTGACTCCCACCCTCCGGGCCTCACGGAGGGCCAACCAGGTTCCCAGCACTACGGCCACCATCATTAAAACGCCGTACCAGCGCAGGGCGATGGGGCCCCAGACAAATAGATAAGGGCTTACCTGCAAGATGCTTCATCCTTTCCCGGTGATATGAAATGCTTCACTGATGATCATTACTATTTATTTTAACCTCCTATCAAGAGATTCCTTCTTAAATTTTAAGAATTCATTGATTCATCCCTTCCGATCCCCGAGCGGGGGATATTCTTCCTTGTGTTTTTCGGGGGTTGTAAAGTATAATTTCTCTGACTGGCAGCGTGAATACGCTTTATAAAAGAGAATGACCACCAAAATAATAAAAGCAGGAGTCAACCATGAAAATACCCAGACTGGTATTGGCCGGAACCCATAGCGGGGTTGGCAAAACCACTCTAACCCTGGGGATTTTAGCTGCCCTGCGGCAGAGAGGTTTAAAGATTCAGCCTTTCAAGGTAGGGCCCGATTATATTGATCCGGGGCTGCATCAGGTGGCCGCAGGAGAGGTTTCCCATAATCTGGACAGTTGGATGGGTTCCCCGGCAGCCCTCCGAAGACTTTTCCGAAAACATGCGGGAACTGCGGAATTCTCCCTGGTAGAGGGTGTTATGGGGTTGTTTGACGGGGCCAAAGGGGAAGGGGAGGCGGGAAGTACCGCTCAGGTGGCCAAGATTTTAAAGGCCCCGGTGGTGCTGGTCTTTTCCGCCGGCGGATTAGCCCGGAGTGCAGCGGCCCTGATCAGCGGTTACCGCAATTTTGACCCGGACCTGCAGTTGGCCGGAGTCATTGCCAATGGAATCGGCAGCAGCCGGCACCGTGAATTCATTCGGGATGTGGTGGAAGGGGAATTGGGGCTTCCCTGGCTGGGAGCCCTGCACCGGGATGCGGATCTAACCATACCCGGCCGGCATTTGGGCTTATTGCCGGCAGCCGAGAATAAGGACCTGGGACAGGTATTAGAGCGGTTGGGCCAAAGCATGGAGCAGCAGTTGGATCTCGATGGACTTTTGCTCCTGGCCCGTCAGGCTCCGTTTCTTGAGAAGGATCCGGCCCAGACTCTGCCGCCGGCTTCCCCGGTCCGCCTGGCTGTGGCCAGGGATGAAGCCTTTCATTTTTATTATCAGGACAGTCTGGATTATTTAGAGGAGTTAGGGGCTGATTTGCATTACTTCAGCCCTTTGAAGGACCGGTCGTTACCCCGGGAAGCGGACGGTATTTATATTGGGGGAGGATTTCCCGAGGAGTTTTTGCCCCTGTTAACCTCCAATCAGCCCATGAAATCCCAAATTCAAAGGGCCTGGAGTGAGGGGATGCCCATTTATGCCGAGTGCGGCGGCCTGATGTACCTGTGCCGGCAAATTGCAGCCGCGGGGCAGGAATTTCCCGGAGTGGGTTTGGTCCCGTCCAGGGTCCAAATGGGTAAAAAGCTGGCTGCCCTGGGCTATGTGCGGGCCCGGCTGCGGAAGCCCAGCCTCCTGGGCGGTGAAGGTACCGAATTAAAGGGCCATGAATTTCACTGGTCCACCATGGAGGAACTGCCTCAAGAAGATAGCGCCTACTGCCTTAAAGGAGGCCGGGGTGGGGATGGGCGTCTGGAAGGATATGCCCGGGAGAACCTGCTGGCTTCTTATGTACATCTGCACTTCCGATATCATCCCGGAGCCGCCCAAAAATTTTTAGCCTGTTGTGCGGCTTACCGAAAGGCTCGGTGGCAAAAAGATGGGTAGCAGTCAGGAGAAAAAGGAATTGAAAACCGGCTATACCACAGGAAGCTGCGCCGCCGCTGCGGCCAAAGCAGCAGCGATGGCCTTAATCCAAGGAGAAACGGTTTCTCAAGTAACCATCTCCCTGCCCGGCGGCGGCCAGTTGACCCTGCCTGTGTCCGGGGTGGAAGCGGCTTGCGGCCGGGGGCGGGCGGAAGTGGTCAAAGACGCCGGAGATGATCCCGATGTGACCCACGGTCTGACGGTGGTGGCGGAGGTTACCCTAGAAAATAAGGGGGTTCACATTGCCGGAGGGCAGGGGATTGGAACGGTGACCCTGCCGGGGTTGGCCATACCGGTGGGAGAGGCGGCCATTAACCCCGTTCCCCGGCAGATGATTGAGCGGGAGGTCAAAACGGTGCTGCCGCCGGGCCAGGGAGCCAGGGTCATCATTAGCGTACCCGGGGGAGAGGAAGTGGCGAACCAGACCATGAATCCCCGTTTGGGAATTGTGGGAGGAATCTCCATTTTAGGAACCGGAGGGATCGTGCGTCCCATGTCCGAAGAGGCTTACCGACGGTCCCTGGTGCCCCAGATCGATCAAGCCCTGGCCCTGGGCTACCGCCTGCTGGTATTAACACCGGGTCGAATGGGCGTCAGAAAGGCTGAAGAACTGGGTTTGCCCCGGTCCTGTGTGGCGGAAACCAGCAATTTTATCGGTGCTATGCTGGAGGAGTGTGCGCAAAGGCCGGTGGAAGGGGTACTGCTACTGGGGCACTTAGGAAAGCTGGTAAAGGTGGCGGCGGGAATTTTTCATACCCTGGGCAAACTGGCCGATGGACGGAGGGAAACCCTGTCGGCTTATGCGGCTCTGGAAGGGGCCTCCCGGGAGGTTATCGAACGGTTGATGAATATAAATACCGCTGAAGAAGCGGTGGAAATACTGAGGCAGGAAGGGTTGAGTCAGGTGTTCCACAGGCTGGCGGCTGCCTCCAGCCGGCGGGCGGCCGATTACAGCGGCCGGCGGTTTAAAGTGGGGACCCTGATGTACTCCCTAAAGGGTGAGATTGTAGGCTATGATGAGCAGGCCAAGCAAATTGGGGGTGAGTTGGCATGGAAAGCATCATTAAAGTGATCGGTGCAGGACCGGGCGACCCTGAATTTTTAACCGCAGCCGGAGCCGCCGCCTTGGGACAGGCCGAAACCATTTTTGCGGCGGGGCGTTTATTAAAAACCTTTGGCCGGGAAGATCAGGAATTGATTGCCCTGGAGTCTGACCTGAAGGCAGCGGTTAGGCGCATTCTGGAGAGGTCCCAAGACAAAAGGGTGGCGGTTCTGGTGTCCGGAGACACGGGAATATTCAGCTTTGCTGCCACTCTGGCGGATCATCTGCCTCCCCACCGGTTGGAATTTATCCCGGGCATTAGTTCGGTGCAACTGATGTTTGCCCGGTTGAAACAGCCCTACCAGGATGTGGCGGTGATCAGCCGGCACGGTCGGGAAGACCCTCGCTTGACAGCCATGGTGCGGTCCGGATTGACGGTGGCGGTCCTGACCGACAGCCAAAATTCTCCCCAAACACTGGCCTGTGAGTTGCTGGAATCCGGCTGCGGAGACAGGCCGGTGTCCGTTGGCAGCAACCTTTCTTATGATGATGAGAGGATTTACCGGGGCACCCTGACCGGCCTGCGGGGGTATCCGGAAAAATTACCGAACAGTGTGGTGGTTGTTGGTGTCT is drawn from Desulforamulus ruminis DSM 2154 and contains these coding sequences:
- a CDS encoding cobyrinate a,c-diamide synthase, with the translated sequence MKIPRLVLAGTHSGVGKTTLTLGILAALRQRGLKIQPFKVGPDYIDPGLHQVAAGEVSHNLDSWMGSPAALRRLFRKHAGTAEFSLVEGVMGLFDGAKGEGEAGSTAQVAKILKAPVVLVFSAGGLARSAAALISGYRNFDPDLQLAGVIANGIGSSRHREFIRDVVEGELGLPWLGALHRDADLTIPGRHLGLLPAAENKDLGQVLERLGQSMEQQLDLDGLLLLARQAPFLEKDPAQTLPPASPVRLAVARDEAFHFYYQDSLDYLEELGADLHYFSPLKDRSLPREADGIYIGGGFPEEFLPLLTSNQPMKSQIQRAWSEGMPIYAECGGLMYLCRQIAAAGQEFPGVGLVPSRVQMGKKLAALGYVRARLRKPSLLGGEGTELKGHEFHWSTMEELPQEDSAYCLKGGRGGDGRLEGYARENLLASYVHLHFRYHPGAAQKFLACCAAYRKARWQKDG
- the cbiD gene encoding cobalt-precorrin-5B (C(1))-methyltransferase CbiD, producing MGSSQEKKELKTGYTTGSCAAAAAKAAAMALIQGETVSQVTISLPGGGQLTLPVSGVEAACGRGRAEVVKDAGDDPDVTHGLTVVAEVTLENKGVHIAGGQGIGTVTLPGLAIPVGEAAINPVPRQMIEREVKTVLPPGQGARVIISVPGGEEVANQTMNPRLGIVGGISILGTGGIVRPMSEEAYRRSLVPQIDQALALGYRLLVLTPGRMGVRKAEELGLPRSCVAETSNFIGAMLEECAQRPVEGVLLLGHLGKLVKVAAGIFHTLGKLADGRRETLSAYAALEGASREVIERLMNINTAEEAVEILRQEGLSQVFHRLAAASSRRAADYSGRRFKVGTLMYSLKGEIVGYDEQAKQIGGELAWKASLK
- the lgt gene encoding prolipoprotein diacylglyceryl transferase, which produces MQVSPYLFVWGPIALRWYGVLMMVAVVLGTWLALREARRVGVKGDDIIDLVLICAPLSWIGARLYYVVLRWDYYSQNLIEIPMIWHGGLAIHGGLLTAVLTGYIFTRIRKLRFWQIADIVAPSFPLGQAIGRWGNFFNQEAYGYPTDLPWAMYIDGAYRHPTFLYESLWNILVFIILMLYRGKKKVDGQLFMIYLGFYSIGRFFIEGLRTDSLMLGPLRAAQVVSLLLLVTAVAGYAYLGRKKVPEP
- the cbiE gene encoding precorrin-6y C5,15-methyltransferase (decarboxylating) subunit CbiE; the protein is MESIIKVIGAGPGDPEFLTAAGAAALGQAETIFAAGRLLKTFGREDQELIALESDLKAAVRRILERSQDKRVAVLVSGDTGIFSFAATLADHLPPHRLEFIPGISSVQLMFARLKQPYQDVAVISRHGREDPRLTAMVRSGLTVAVLTDSQNSPQTLACELLESGCGDRPVSVGSNLSYDDERIYRGTLTGLRGYPEKLPNSVVVVGV